A single genomic interval of Streptomyces showdoensis harbors:
- a CDS encoding xanthine dehydrogenase family protein molybdopterin-binding subunit → MSSETTTEPAGLGPGIGIGVSLPQADARAKTEGTFPYASDLWAEGLLWAAILRSPHPHARIVSIDTTAAAEMPGVRAVVTHADVPGTVTYGRRVADRPVFASELVRHHGEAIAAVAADHPDTARLAAAAIAVEYELLDPVTDPEKAFAAPPLHPDGNLIRHIPLSFGDQEATGEIVVEGLYRIGRQDTAPIGAEAALAVPRPDGGVELYTASTDPHTDRDLAAACFGLPPEQVKLVVTGVPGATGDREDPGFQIPLGLLALRTGCPVKLTATREESFLGHAHRHPTLLRYRHHADAEGRLVKVEAQILLDAGAYADSSSESLAAAVSFACGPYVVPHAFVEGWAVRTNNPPSGHVRGEGAMQVCAAYEAQMDKLAARVGVDGAEIRMRNVLATGDILPTGQTVTCPAPVAELLSAVRDFPLPPLPMDSPEEDWLLPGGPDGAGEPGAVRRGVGYALGMVHMLGAEGTDEVSTATVRVHDGVATVICAAVDTGSGFTTLARQIVQETLGVDEVHVAPVDTDQPPAGPATHGRHTWVSGGAVERAAKMVRTQLLQPLAHKFGMSTELLQITDGKITSYDGVLSTTVTEAMDGKELWATAQCRPHPTEPLDESGQGDAFVGLAFCAIRAVVDVDVELGAIRVVEMAVAQDVGRILNPAQLATRIEAGITQGVGAALTENLRTSRGLVRHPDLTGYALPTSLDAPDIRIVKLVEERDVVAPFGAKPASAVPVVTSPAAVASAVRAATGRPVNRLPIRPQAAVVVPNS, encoded by the coding sequence GTGAGCAGCGAAACGACCACGGAGCCGGCCGGCCTCGGGCCCGGCATCGGCATCGGCGTCTCGCTCCCGCAGGCCGACGCGCGGGCGAAGACCGAGGGCACCTTCCCGTACGCCTCCGACCTGTGGGCCGAGGGCCTGCTGTGGGCGGCGATCCTGCGTTCGCCGCACCCGCACGCCCGGATCGTGTCGATCGACACGACGGCCGCGGCGGAGATGCCCGGGGTACGGGCCGTGGTGACCCACGCCGACGTGCCGGGCACCGTCACGTACGGCCGCAGGGTGGCCGACCGCCCGGTGTTCGCCTCCGAGCTCGTCCGCCACCACGGCGAGGCGATCGCGGCCGTGGCCGCCGACCACCCGGACACGGCGCGGCTGGCGGCCGCGGCGATCGCGGTCGAGTACGAGCTGCTGGACCCGGTCACGGACCCGGAGAAGGCCTTCGCGGCGCCGCCGCTGCACCCGGACGGCAACCTGATCCGGCACATCCCGCTGAGCTTCGGCGACCAGGAGGCGACCGGCGAGATCGTCGTCGAGGGCCTGTACCGGATCGGCCGCCAGGACACCGCGCCCATCGGGGCCGAGGCCGCGCTGGCGGTGCCGCGCCCGGACGGCGGCGTGGAGCTGTACACCGCCTCGACCGACCCGCACACCGACCGCGACCTGGCCGCGGCCTGCTTCGGGCTGCCGCCGGAGCAGGTCAAACTGGTCGTGACGGGCGTCCCGGGTGCGACGGGCGACCGCGAGGACCCCGGCTTCCAGATCCCGCTGGGCCTGCTGGCGCTGCGCACCGGCTGCCCGGTCAAGCTCACGGCCACCCGCGAGGAGTCCTTCCTCGGCCACGCCCACCGCCACCCGACCCTGCTGCGCTACCGCCACCACGCGGACGCGGAGGGCCGGCTGGTGAAGGTGGAGGCGCAGATCCTGCTGGACGCGGGGGCCTACGCGGACTCGTCGTCGGAGTCGCTGGCGGCGGCGGTGTCCTTCGCGTGCGGCCCGTACGTCGTGCCGCACGCCTTCGTCGAGGGCTGGGCGGTGCGCACCAACAACCCGCCGTCCGGCCACGTGCGGGGCGAGGGCGCGATGCAGGTGTGCGCGGCGTACGAGGCGCAGATGGACAAGCTGGCGGCGCGGGTGGGCGTGGACGGCGCGGAGATCCGGATGCGCAACGTCCTCGCCACGGGCGACATCCTGCCCACCGGCCAGACGGTGACCTGCCCGGCCCCGGTGGCCGAACTCCTGTCCGCCGTACGCGACTTCCCCCTCCCGCCCCTCCCCATGGACTCCCCGGAGGAGGACTGGCTGCTGCCCGGCGGCCCGGACGGCGCGGGCGAGCCGGGCGCGGTGCGGCGGGGCGTCGGGTACGCGCTGGGCATGGTGCACATGCTGGGCGCGGAGGGCACGGACGAGGTCTCGACGGCCACGGTCCGGGTCCACGACGGGGTGGCCACCGTGATCTGCGCGGCCGTGGACACCGGCTCCGGCTTCACGACCCTGGCCCGCCAGATCGTCCAGGAGACCCTGGGCGTCGACGAGGTCCACGTGGCCCCCGTGGACACCGACCAGCCCCCGGCGGGCCCGGCGACGCACGGCCGTCACACGTGGGTGTCGGGCGGCGCGGTGGAGCGGGCGGCGAAGATGGTCCGCACCCAGCTCCTGCAGCCGCTCGCCCACAAGTTCGGCATGTCGACGGAGCTGCTCCAGATCACCGACGGCAAGATCACCTCGTACGACGGCGTCCTGTCCACCACGGTCACCGAGGCGATGGACGGCAAGGAACTCTGGGCCACCGCCCAGTGCCGCCCCCACCCGACCGAGCCCCTGGACGAGTCCGGCCAGGGCGACGCCTTCGTCGGCCTCGCGTTCTGCGCGATCCGCGCGGTCGTGGACGTCGACGTGGAGCTGGGCGCGATCCGGGTCGTGGAGATGGCCGTCGCCCAGGACGTCGGCCGCATCCTCAACCCCGCCCAGCTCGCCACCCGCATCGAGGCGGGCATCACCCAGGGCGTCGGCGCGGCCCTCACCGAGAACCTCCGCACCTCCCGCGGCCTGGTCCGCCACCCCGACCTGACGGGCTACGCCCTCCCGACCTCGCTCGACGCCCCGGACATTCGCATCGTGAAACTCGTCGAAGAACGCGACGTCGTCGCCCCCTTCGGCGCCAAGCCCGCCAGCGCGGTCCCGGTCGTCACCTCCCCGGCAGCAGTGGCCTCAGCAGTCCGCGCAGCCACCGGACGCCCCGTCAACCGCTTGCCGATCAGGCCGCAGGCGGCGGTCGTCGTACCCAATTCGTAA
- the mycP gene encoding type VII secretion-associated serine protease mycosin, with protein sequence MRTSSGRAIGSGSLMALTMALTLLGIGAVPAHAESVRDQQWHLDAMKADEMWKVSKGEGIVVAVIDSGVDKSIPDLRGQVLPGKDFSLLDGDENNDIDNHGTGMAALIAGTGARGPQQGSFGLAPKAKILPIRIPYNEERWAKNGVKESFSESMAKAIRYAADSDAKIINISVANARKPGPELAEAVRYALSKNKLIFAGVGNTADEGNAVEYPAATPGVVGVGGLNSKASWWEKSQTGPQVDLAAPAENITNACTGGTQLCEGSGTSSATALMSASAALIWSKHPDWTNNQVLRVMLNTAGKPKSGKARTDSIGYGAVRPRIALASPGDPGPADVYPLPDLAAAEASASPSASASASASAAPAPSDGVQKPATQVPAASSEEGGNTMLWIGLGIGAAVLVGGAVTALVLRSRRRGALPPVPPSAPAVPPYAPYGPPQGGPYQPQQHQQQHQPPHGS encoded by the coding sequence ATGCGAACCAGCAGTGGACGGGCCATCGGTTCCGGTTCCCTCATGGCACTGACCATGGCCCTGACACTGCTGGGTATCGGCGCCGTGCCGGCCCACGCCGAGTCCGTACGTGACCAGCAGTGGCACCTGGATGCCATGAAGGCCGACGAGATGTGGAAGGTCAGCAAGGGGGAAGGGATCGTCGTCGCGGTCATCGACTCCGGAGTCGACAAGTCCATTCCTGACCTGCGGGGCCAAGTCCTGCCCGGCAAGGACTTCTCGCTCCTGGACGGCGACGAGAACAACGACATCGACAACCACGGCACGGGCATGGCGGCCCTCATCGCGGGGACCGGCGCCAGGGGGCCGCAGCAAGGGTCGTTCGGACTGGCTCCCAAGGCGAAGATTCTGCCCATCCGCATTCCTTACAACGAGGAGCGCTGGGCGAAGAACGGTGTCAAGGAGAGCTTCTCCGAGAGCATGGCGAAGGCGATTCGGTATGCCGCCGATTCCGACGCGAAGATCATCAACATCTCCGTGGCCAATGCCAGGAAGCCCGGGCCGGAGCTTGCCGAAGCCGTCCGGTACGCGTTGTCGAAGAACAAGCTCATCTTCGCCGGTGTGGGCAACACCGCCGACGAGGGGAACGCTGTCGAGTACCCCGCGGCCACTCCGGGCGTCGTCGGTGTCGGGGGCCTGAACAGCAAGGCTTCCTGGTGGGAGAAGTCGCAGACCGGTCCTCAGGTGGACCTCGCCGCACCCGCGGAGAACATCACCAATGCCTGCACCGGCGGCACGCAGCTCTGCGAAGGCAGCGGTACCAGCTCGGCCACCGCCCTCATGTCCGCGTCCGCCGCCCTGATCTGGTCCAAGCACCCCGACTGGACCAACAACCAGGTCCTCCGGGTCATGCTCAACACCGCGGGCAAGCCCAAGAGCGGGAAGGCGCGGACCGACTCCATCGGATACGGCGCCGTCCGCCCCCGTATCGCCCTCGCCAGCCCCGGCGATCCCGGCCCTGCCGACGTCTACCCGCTGCCCGACCTCGCCGCCGCCGAGGCGTCCGCGTCGCCGTCGGCCTCGGCGTCCGCGAGCGCGTCGGCCGCCCCTGCCCCGTCCGACGGTGTGCAGAAGCCCGCCACTCAGGTGCCGGCCGCCTCCTCGGAAGAGGGGGGCAACACCATGCTGTGGATCGGGCTCGGTATCGGTGCGGCGGTGCTCGTCGGCGGAGCCGTGACGGCGCTCGTACTCCGTTCCCGCCGACGCGGAGCCCTGCCGCCCGTCCCGCCGTCCGCGCCCGCCGTCCCGCCGTACGCTCCCTACGGACCTCCCCAGGGCGGCCCGTACCAGCCTCAGCAGCACCAGCAGCAGCACCAGCCGCCCCACGGAAGCTGA
- a CDS encoding protein kinase domain-containing protein — MNPLGFGDPLRLGPYRLLGVLGEGGMGKVYLAAGADGSPAAVKVLRPELAHDQHLAQRFVREAHTAQAVRSRGVARVLDAQMEGGRPWIATEFLAGPTLDQAVARYGPLDEPTVRALAAALGETLRDIHAAGLIHRDVKPPNIVLTSDGPRVIDFGIARPEHGLTLTTTGQIPVTPGYGAPEQVLGRRVTGAADVFSLGAVLVYAATGRRAYEGAHVAAVQYAVVHEQPNLVGLPPALHQLIAPCLAREPELRPTPEQIAQAFVPDRRATRDVWRRGPLHQEVKRRETEIARQTKAAASTVVAGAAAPSRRRFLAAWGGGGALLLAGGGGTAWWLGGREEHTLPPAGDAPEAPLLDQAGAGIRPTPLWGPVDVAATGPLPPPVVLRDVVVFPDREGGLTALKVVDGSTKWKLPGLSKVARQIPLNLTEFAAADASGRLVVHDASTSAEGWSLPEAEAAFLLAAVPDTLYLLTTKGGLRAVDVATRTIRWTVPSTERVTDTRGPLAAAADDHLVLSGSDGTVTAYAKATGSRAWELRGQSTETLQPAIDDGTVYLGGRTLTAVALTTGKQQWSIAPSPQRSWGPPAVDADGVTATQGRAVRRYAKDGSSPDFWYADLNGDFPDPQPPVVQGDCLWTVESANGDSGVSGISIPEGKRVWTYERDNTGPWAMTAKANRVFLISKGKVAALPTF, encoded by the coding sequence ATGAACCCCCTGGGCTTCGGCGACCCGCTGCGCCTCGGGCCGTACCGGCTGCTCGGCGTGCTGGGCGAGGGCGGCATGGGCAAGGTCTACCTGGCGGCGGGAGCCGACGGCAGCCCCGCGGCCGTGAAGGTGCTGCGCCCGGAACTCGCCCACGACCAGCACCTCGCCCAGCGCTTCGTACGCGAGGCGCACACGGCGCAGGCGGTGCGGAGCCGTGGCGTGGCGCGGGTGCTGGACGCGCAGATGGAGGGCGGGCGCCCGTGGATCGCGACCGAGTTCCTGGCAGGGCCGACGCTCGACCAGGCCGTGGCGCGGTACGGGCCCTTGGACGAACCCACCGTACGGGCGCTGGCGGCGGCGCTCGGGGAGACGCTGCGGGACATCCACGCGGCGGGTCTGATCCACCGCGACGTCAAGCCGCCGAACATCGTGCTGACCTCCGACGGCCCGCGGGTCATCGACTTCGGCATCGCCCGCCCCGAGCACGGCCTCACCCTGACCACGACCGGCCAGATCCCCGTCACCCCCGGCTACGGCGCGCCCGAGCAGGTCCTGGGCCGACGGGTGACCGGGGCGGCGGACGTGTTCTCGCTGGGCGCGGTGCTGGTGTACGCGGCGACGGGACGGCGGGCGTACGAGGGGGCGCATGTGGCGGCCGTGCAGTACGCGGTGGTGCACGAGCAGCCGAACCTGGTGGGCCTGCCTCCCGCGCTGCACCAGCTGATCGCCCCGTGTCTGGCCCGCGAACCCGAGCTGCGCCCGACACCGGAGCAGATCGCCCAGGCCTTCGTACCGGACCGGCGCGCGACGCGTGACGTCTGGCGGCGGGGCCCGCTGCACCAGGAGGTGAAGCGCAGGGAGACCGAGATCGCCCGGCAGACCAAGGCGGCCGCCTCGACCGTCGTCGCGGGTGCGGCGGCCCCGAGCCGTCGCCGTTTCCTCGCGGCCTGGGGCGGGGGCGGCGCTCTCCTGCTGGCGGGCGGAGGAGGCACCGCGTGGTGGCTCGGCGGCCGCGAGGAGCACACCCTCCCGCCGGCGGGCGACGCTCCGGAGGCCCCGCTCCTCGACCAGGCCGGCGCGGGCATCCGACCCACGCCCCTGTGGGGCCCGGTGGACGTGGCCGCCACCGGCCCGCTCCCGCCGCCGGTGGTCCTGCGCGACGTGGTGGTCTTCCCGGACCGGGAGGGCGGCCTGACGGCGCTGAAGGTGGTCGACGGGTCGACGAAGTGGAAGCTGCCGGGCCTGTCGAAGGTGGCCCGCCAGATCCCGTTGAACCTCACCGAGTTCGCCGCGGCGGACGCGTCGGGCCGCCTGGTGGTCCACGACGCGTCGACGAGCGCGGAGGGCTGGTCGCTGCCGGAGGCGGAGGCGGCCTTCCTCCTGGCGGCGGTGCCCGACACCCTCTACCTGCTGACCACCAAGGGCGGGCTGCGGGCCGTCGACGTCGCCACCCGGACGATCCGCTGGACGGTGCCCTCGACCGAACGCGTCACGGACACGAGGGGCCCGCTCGCGGCTGCGGCCGACGACCACCTCGTCCTGTCCGGCTCGGACGGCACGGTGACGGCGTACGCCAAGGCGACCGGCAGCCGCGCCTGGGAACTCCGCGGCCAGAGCACGGAGACCCTCCAGCCGGCCATCGACGACGGCACGGTCTACCTCGGCGGCCGCACCCTGACGGCGGTCGCCCTCACCACCGGCAAGCAGCAGTGGTCGATCGCCCCCAGCCCCCAGCGCTCCTGGGGCCCGCCGGCGGTGGACGCCGACGGCGTCACGGCGACCCAGGGCAGGGCCGTCCGCCGCTACGCCAAGGACGGCAGCAGCCCCGACTTCTGGTACGCCGACCTGAACGGCGACTTCCCCGACCCGCAGCCCCCGGTCGTCCAGGGCGACTGCCTCTGGACCGTCGAAAGCGCCAACGGCGACTCCGGCGTCTCGGGCATCTCCATCCCCGAGGGCAAACGCGTCTGGACCTACGAGCGCGACAACACGGGCCCCTGGGCGATGACGGCCAAGGCCAACCGCGTCTTCCTGATCAGCAAGGGCAAGGTGGCAGCCCTACCGACCTTCTGA
- a CDS encoding protein kinase domain-containing protein, translating into MLSPLTHDDPQSIASYRLLARLGSGGMGTVYLARSPGGRTVALKTVHARLAADPAFRARFRLEADAARIIGDRHGAAVVAADPLAETPWLATEYVLGPPLDDAVALAGPLPEPTVRALGAALAGALRQLHSSDVVHRDLKPSNILVTAHGPKVIDFGIARAAGDDRLTSTGAAAGTPAYMSPEQASGEEHTPAGDVFALAGVLVFAATGRPPFGSGAPADLLYRVRYAEPDLSTAPPSLRPLLAACLAKDPSDRPDPATLVAELHDGHGDFADHLPPPLLAAIARRATDVWHPHPPRLPAPAQDPYTTALPTPPRLSRRRLLTLGGGAAVAAAGAGAGFWAWRAKEPRSTAGAPAPARPTRAPSSLWSTELSTPEKDERTFPMVVGDQVVLVAGMGVVFNDIATGRTSGVCTADTTPWTAVADEAGVVHVVQRKPDTEHHDLVVRTVDTAKYALRPSGITVKGLNANMDATQLLCAAGGILYLAGATGVPDALRSHHLVAVDTRTGRELWRTALGDPKTRTGSDSTDRRYVMASSIGGDRLITFESYNEFDDTTRIVARDPRTGTVRWHKDIDVPRDTAALNRPCLDGTHLYTGGTNFSALRLSDGGTAWQERISANDPFSAPVLGDGAVYAVAEGGAYAVDTTTGTKLWQEKAATDNPALPDSDQSLAVGSRYLYYRSETGLAAVDLRTRRRAWVYGTDADHVVAQRREGRMFAVGDRFMIALPLK; encoded by the coding sequence ATGCTCTCCCCCCTCACCCACGACGACCCGCAGTCCATCGCCTCGTACCGCCTGCTCGCCCGCCTGGGATCCGGCGGCATGGGCACGGTGTACCTGGCGCGCTCGCCGGGCGGCCGTACGGTCGCGCTGAAGACGGTGCACGCGCGCCTGGCGGCGGACCCGGCGTTCCGCGCCCGCTTCCGGCTGGAGGCGGACGCGGCCCGCATCATCGGCGACCGTCACGGAGCGGCCGTCGTGGCCGCGGACCCGCTCGCCGAGACGCCCTGGCTGGCGACGGAGTACGTGCTGGGCCCGCCCCTGGACGACGCGGTCGCCCTCGCGGGGCCGCTGCCCGAGCCGACCGTCCGCGCCCTGGGCGCCGCCCTCGCGGGGGCGCTGCGCCAGCTGCACTCCTCGGACGTGGTGCACCGCGACCTGAAGCCCTCGAACATCCTGGTCACCGCACACGGCCCGAAGGTGATCGACTTCGGCATCGCGCGCGCGGCGGGCGACGACCGCCTCACGTCGACGGGGGCGGCGGCCGGCACCCCGGCGTACATGTCGCCCGAGCAGGCCTCGGGCGAGGAACACACGCCGGCGGGCGACGTGTTCGCGCTCGCGGGCGTCCTGGTGTTCGCGGCGACGGGCCGCCCCCCGTTCGGCTCGGGCGCCCCGGCCGACCTGCTGTACCGCGTCCGCTACGCCGAGCCGGACCTCTCCACGGCCCCGCCGTCGCTGCGGCCCCTCCTGGCGGCCTGCCTGGCGAAGGACCCGTCGGACCGCCCGGACCCGGCCACGCTGGTCGCCGAACTCCACGACGGCCACGGCGACTTCGCGGACCACCTCCCGCCCCCGCTGCTCGCCGCCATCGCCCGGCGCGCCACGGACGTCTGGCACCCGCACCCGCCCCGCCTCCCGGCCCCGGCCCAGGACCCGTACACGACAGCCCTCCCGACCCCGCCCCGCCTCTCCCGCCGCCGGCTCCTCACCCTGGGCGGCGGGGCGGCGGTGGCCGCGGCCGGTGCCGGTGCCGGCTTCTGGGCGTGGCGGGCGAAGGAGCCCCGGTCCACGGCGGGGGCGCCGGCCCCGGCCCGCCCGACCAGGGCACCGTCCTCCCTGTGGAGCACGGAGCTGTCGACCCCGGAGAAGGACGAACGCACCTTCCCGATGGTGGTGGGCGACCAGGTCGTCCTGGTGGCCGGCATGGGAGTGGTGTTCAACGACATCGCGACCGGCAGGACCTCCGGCGTCTGCACGGCCGACACCACCCCGTGGACGGCGGTGGCCGACGAGGCGGGCGTGGTCCACGTCGTCCAGCGCAAACCGGACACCGAACACCACGACCTGGTGGTACGCACGGTGGACACCGCGAAGTACGCGCTGCGCCCGTCGGGCATCACGGTCAAGGGCCTCAACGCCAACATGGACGCGACCCAGCTGCTGTGCGCGGCCGGCGGCATCCTGTACCTCGCGGGTGCGACCGGCGTCCCCGACGCGCTGCGCTCGCACCACCTGGTGGCCGTCGACACGCGTACGGGCCGGGAGTTGTGGCGTACGGCCCTGGGCGACCCGAAGACCAGGACCGGCAGTGACAGCACGGACCGCAGGTACGTGATGGCCTCGTCGATCGGCGGGGACCGGCTCATCACCTTCGAGAGCTACAACGAGTTCGACGACACGACCCGGATCGTCGCCCGCGACCCCCGCACCGGGACGGTCCGCTGGCACAAGGACATCGACGTACCGCGGGACACGGCCGCCCTCAACCGGCCCTGCCTGGACGGGACCCACCTGTACACGGGCGGTACGAACTTCTCGGCGCTGCGGCTGAGCGACGGCGGCACGGCCTGGCAGGAGCGGATCTCGGCGAACGACCCGTTCTCGGCGCCCGTACTCGGCGACGGCGCGGTCTACGCGGTGGCGGAGGGCGGCGCGTACGCCGTCGACACCACCACGGGCACGAAGCTGTGGCAGGAGAAGGCCGCCACCGACAACCCGGCCCTGCCCGACTCGGACCAGTCGCTGGCGGTGGGCAGCAGGTACCTCTACTACCGCTCGGAGACGGGCCTGGCGGCGGTGGACCTGAGGACCCGGCGGCGGGCGTGGGTGTACGGGACGGACGCGGACCATGTGGTGGCGCAGCGGAGGGAGGGCCGGATGTTCGCGGTGGGCGACCGCTTCATGATCGCCCTCCCGCTGAAGTGA
- a CDS encoding serine/threonine protein kinase, whose amino-acid sequence MERPYRLITRLDPPQAPSPSPVPCRRFVARGTTTDRTVLLTAPLAGTDPALFRGEAEAAQRLALPWTFPVTEVGGAADGSDTWFTTPYVPALPLPVALAVHGGPLPEETVRVIGAALAETLAALHAQGQAHAGVAPAAVLLTADGPRLTCFGAARVTDRVDRSAQAPEQATGGLPRPPGDVYGLGAVLAYAATGHTVPERSELPPALGGTITACLTRDPAHRPSAAALLPALSPPTPHGTVLGSADPLLTPGWLPARVVAALAHQSAALLSADLPEATANGRGGHGSRGSRGSQGTQGTQGPQGSTPVNGQVNRPANAPANAPVNGHGNGTEN is encoded by the coding sequence GTGGAACGGCCGTACCGCCTCATCACACGCCTGGACCCGCCCCAAGCCCCGTCCCCGTCCCCGGTCCCCTGCCGCCGCTTCGTCGCCCGCGGCACGACCACCGACCGTACGGTGCTCCTCACCGCCCCCCTCGCCGGCACCGACCCTGCGCTTTTCCGCGGGGAGGCGGAGGCGGCGCAGCGGCTGGCGCTCCCGTGGACCTTCCCGGTGACGGAGGTCGGCGGGGCGGCGGACGGCTCGGACACCTGGTTCACGACCCCGTACGTCCCGGCGCTCCCGCTCCCCGTGGCGCTGGCGGTGCACGGCGGCCCGTTGCCGGAGGAAACGGTACGGGTGATCGGCGCGGCGCTGGCGGAGACGCTGGCCGCGCTGCACGCGCAGGGGCAGGCGCACGCGGGCGTGGCACCGGCGGCGGTGCTGCTGACCGCCGACGGCCCCCGGCTCACCTGCTTCGGCGCGGCCCGCGTCACGGACCGGGTGGACCGTTCGGCGCAGGCCCCGGAGCAGGCGACGGGCGGGCTGCCGCGGCCGCCGGGTGACGTGTACGGGCTGGGCGCGGTCCTGGCGTACGCGGCCACCGGCCACACGGTCCCCGAGCGCTCCGAACTGCCGCCCGCGCTGGGCGGGACGATCACCGCCTGCCTGACCCGCGACCCGGCGCACCGCCCGTCCGCCGCCGCCCTGCTGCCCGCCCTGTCCCCGCCGACCCCGCACGGGACGGTGCTCGGCTCGGCCGACCCGCTCCTGACCCCCGGCTGGCTGCCGGCCCGCGTGGTGGCGGCACTGGCCCACCAGTCGGCGGCCCTCCTGTCCGCGGACCTGCCGGAGGCCACGGCGAACGGCCGAGGTGGCCACGGGAGCCGGGGGAGCCGGGGGAGCCAAGGGACCCAAGGGACCCAAGGGCCCCAAGGGAGCACCCCGGTCAACGGCCAGGTCAACCGCCCGGCCAACGCCCCGGCCAACGCCCCGGTCAACGGCCACGGGAACGGAACCGAGAACTGA
- a CDS encoding MFS transporter yields the protein MSVLEPRDTAAPPAAADTPTGGGGVLDREHRALSVGIVSVVLLIAFEATAVGTAMPVAARELDGVPLYAFAFSAYFTTSLFAMVLSGQWSDRSGPLAPLTAGMSAFAAGLLLSGTAGSMWLFILGRAVQGLGGGLVIVALYVVISRAYAEHLRPAIMAAFAAGWVVPSVVGPLAAGTITEHLGWRWVFVGIPALVVFPLALALPAIRRTASGPADPHAPLPPYDRRRIRLALAVSLGAALLQYAGQELRWLSLVPAVVGAALLVPAVRGLLPRGTYRAARGLPSVVLLRGIAAGAFIAAESFVPLMLVTERGLSPTLAGLSLAVGGLTWALGSYVQSRPWTEPYRERLMVGGMVLVALSIAAAPSVLIQAVPAWAVAVAWAFGCFGMGIVIALTSVLLLKLSAPEEAGANSAALQISDGLSNVLLLAAGGAAFAALGGGAVGHAATGGGGGGSHPVAFAAVFLPMAAVAAVGAWVATRLGVRDGAADRASA from the coding sequence ATGAGCGTCCTCGAACCCCGCGACACAGCCGCGCCTCCCGCCGCCGCAGACACTCCCACCGGCGGCGGTGGCGTGCTCGATCGCGAGCACCGGGCGCTCAGCGTCGGCATCGTGTCCGTGGTCCTGCTCATCGCCTTCGAGGCCACCGCCGTCGGCACCGCCATGCCCGTCGCCGCGCGCGAGCTGGACGGGGTGCCGCTCTACGCCTTCGCCTTCTCCGCCTACTTCACCACCAGCCTCTTCGCCATGGTCCTCTCCGGGCAGTGGTCCGACCGCAGCGGGCCGCTCGCGCCGCTCACCGCCGGCATGAGCGCCTTCGCCGCCGGCCTGCTGCTCTCCGGCACCGCCGGGAGCATGTGGCTGTTCATCCTCGGGCGGGCCGTCCAGGGGCTGGGCGGCGGGCTCGTGATCGTCGCCCTGTACGTGGTGATCAGCCGGGCCTACGCGGAGCACCTCCGGCCCGCGATCATGGCCGCCTTCGCCGCCGGGTGGGTCGTGCCGTCCGTCGTGGGGCCGCTGGCCGCCGGGACGATCACCGAGCACCTCGGGTGGCGGTGGGTGTTCGTCGGGATTCCGGCGCTCGTCGTCTTCCCGCTCGCCCTCGCGCTGCCCGCGATACGCCGGACGGCCTCCGGGCCGGCCGACCCGCACGCGCCCCTCCCGCCGTACGACCGGCGGCGGATCCGGCTCGCCCTCGCGGTCTCGCTCGGCGCGGCCCTGCTCCAGTACGCCGGGCAGGAGCTGCGCTGGCTCTCCCTGGTCCCCGCCGTCGTCGGTGCCGCGCTGCTCGTGCCCGCCGTGCGCGGGCTGCTGCCCCGCGGTACGTACCGGGCGGCCCGCGGGCTGCCCTCGGTGGTGCTGCTGCGCGGGATCGCCGCGGGCGCGTTCATCGCCGCCGAGTCCTTCGTGCCGCTGATGCTGGTCACCGAGCGGGGGCTGAGCCCGACGCTCGCGGGGCTCTCGCTCGCCGTCGGCGGGCTGACCTGGGCGCTCGGTTCGTACGTCCAGTCGCGGCCGTGGACGGAGCCGTACCGCGAGCGGCTCATGGTGGGCGGCATGGTGCTGGTCGCGCTCTCCATCGCCGCAGCGCCCAGCGTGCTGATCCAGGCCGTCCCGGCGTGGGCCGTCGCGGTGGCCTGGGCCTTCGGGTGCTTCGGGATGGGCATCGTGATCGCCCTGACCAGCGTGCTGCTGCTCAAGCTCTCGGCGCCGGAGGAGGCGGGCGCGAACTCCGCCGCCCTGCAGATCTCCGACGGGCTCTCGAACGTACTGCTGCTGGCCGCGGGCGGTGCCGCCTTCGCCGCGCTCGGCGGGGGCGCGGTGGGGCACGCCGCCACGGGCGGGGGCGGCGGCGGGTCGCATCCGGTCGCCTTCGCCGCCGTCTTCCTCCCCATGGCCGCGGTCGCCGCGGTCGGGGCCTGGGTCGCCACCCGGCTCGGCGTGCGGGACGGGGCCGCCGATCGGGCGTCGGCCTAG
- a CDS encoding type II toxin-antitoxin system death-on-curing family toxin — protein MEQVNLLVGDDVLDLADARGVGVEELVGLALRRYVEEEGESAYGEVYEQAAVLLHGIAANHPFVDGNKRAAWLSAAVFLAVNGIDLGDVDLDRAYALVIDVAGGEVDDVAVIADRLRGL, from the coding sequence ATGGAGCAGGTGAACCTTCTGGTCGGCGACGACGTGCTCGATCTCGCCGACGCCCGCGGGGTCGGTGTCGAGGAGCTCGTCGGGCTCGCCCTGCGGCGGTACGTCGAGGAGGAGGGCGAGAGCGCCTACGGCGAGGTGTACGAGCAGGCCGCCGTGCTGCTGCACGGGATCGCCGCGAACCATCCGTTCGTCGACGGGAACAAGCGGGCCGCCTGGCTGTCCGCCGCCGTCTTCCTCGCGGTCAACGGGATCGATCTCGGCGATGTCGATCTTGATCGCGCGTATGCCCTGGTCATCGATGTGGCCGGGGGAGAAGTCGACGACGTCGCGGTGATCGCGGACCGCTTGCGGGGGTTGTGA